CACTTCAATCGGAAAACTTTCGCCTTCCACTGTTATTTTTAATTTCATTTCTTCTTTACCTTATTCACTCGGCCCAGCACATGGCATCCGGCACTTTCATAATTTAATTCAATCGGTATGATAACCGCGAGCCTCACGACACGCTGTTTACCACCGGAGACCCGTCCCATGCTGATCGAAATCCCCAATGTATTGACCCCAATGCAGCTCAAACAGATTCAAGATAAACTTGCACACGCCACCTTTATCGACGGCAAACTCTCCGCTGGCAGCGCCGCTCAACGGCAAAAAAACAACGAAGAGCTCCCGCCAAATTCACAACTGCAACAGGAGCTGAACGCACTGGTGATGAATAATCTGCTGCGTCACCCCATCTTTCAAAGTGCGGTTTTGCCCCACCGTGTTGGCAGCCCATTTTATGTGCGTTACAGCACGGGGATGCACTACGGCGAACACCTCGATGACCCCATCATGGGACCGATGGGGCAACAGTACCGCAGCGACGTCTCCACTAGCCTGTTTCTCAATGAGCCGGATGACTACCAAGGCGGTGAACTGGTGATCAAAACCCAATTTGGTCAACAAAAGATCAAACTGGCGGCGGGCAGCGCCATTGTCTATTCCTCCACCAGCCGCCATCACGTTGCGAAAGTCACCGCTGGCGAACGTCTGGCGGCGGTCACGTGGAGTCAAAGTCTGATTCGAGACCCCGACAAACGCCAACTGCTGTACGAATTGAGTTTAGCGCGCGACAGTCTGCTGCGCAGCGCTCCTGAAAGCCAAGAGTCCCAATACGTGGACAGCAGTTACATGAACTTAATGCGCATGTGGTCAGAGCTTTAACACAAAAAAAGGGGTCAAAGCTCGCAGCCTCACCCCTCTTTTTTTCCGACCTAAACAGTTAAACCCTGAACGGTTTAGCTACAGCCTTTAGGGCGAGGCAAACCGGCAATTTTATTTGCCGATTTCACCAAACCACCCATTGGGAACAAACCGTAGATGTATTTGCTGGTACTGCGGTCTTTGCCGTATTTTTTCTTCATGACTTTTGCAAAAATACGCGGCTCGGCAACGGTACTGTTGGTCTCAAAGTAATCACGCGCTTCGTTGACCACCACCCAATGCTCTTCACTCATCTCTACATCTTCAATTTTGG
The sequence above is a segment of the Gammaproteobacteria bacterium genome. Coding sequences within it:
- a CDS encoding TusE/DsrC/DsvC family sulfur relay protein encodes the protein MQIEANGKTIELSEAGWLENLDEWTVEVALEVAKIEDVEMSEEHWVVVNEARDYFETNSTVAEPRIFAKVMKKKYGKDRSTSKYIYGLFPMGGLVKSANKIAGLPRPKGCS
- a CDS encoding Fe2+-dependent dioxygenase is translated as MLIEIPNVLTPMQLKQIQDKLAHATFIDGKLSAGSAAQRQKNNEELPPNSQLQQELNALVMNNLLRHPIFQSAVLPHRVGSPFYVRYSTGMHYGEHLDDPIMGPMGQQYRSDVSTSLFLNEPDDYQGGELVIKTQFGQQKIKLAAGSAIVYSSTSRHHVAKVTAGERLAAVTWSQSLIRDPDKRQLLYELSLARDSLLRSAPESQESQYVDSSYMNLMRMWSEL